A section of the Fusarium falciforme chromosome 8, complete sequence genome encodes:
- a CDS encoding Kinase has protein sequence MGSKGMPNRHELRDYNYAVAGHAGTLCTPNGELFIKPCTQSEIDFYQSATRRHPEFAEIMPLFMGSLMLSDPADSTIDEAVAGVISQSGDVKTSKEEIVASVRQQVAEAAAQPPKDTVTWVPSKDNKIKTDKAVVLDNATYGFKSPNILDVKLGVRLWADDAPLQKKQRFDKISAETTHGSLGFRIAGMRVYRGSEDATELDEEDYKIYDKDYGRMIVNKDNVVDEFRKFIFNKAAGIDEDLGKAVCAAFVRDLQRVEEVLSSHESRMYSSSLLFIFEGDGKALRSAIEENNALIDAEAGIGQAARTTKRVDSGIALDDDDELDEDSDLEASLPQIYGLKLIDFAHAEWTPGQGPDENSLTGVRSLLRIFEEMGQ, from the exons ATGGGATCCAAAGGAATGCCTAATCGCCACGAGCTTCGCGACTACAACTACGCTGTCGCCGGCCA TGCCGGCACGCTCTGTACTCCTAATGGCGAGCTCTTTATCAAGCCCTGTACCCAGTCCGAGATTGATTTCTACCAGTCTGCCACTCGAAGGCACCCCGAATTCGCCGAGATCATGCCCTTGTTCATGGGCTCCCTGATGCTGAGCGACCCCGCTGACTCAACAATTGACGAAGCTGTTGCCGGCGTTATTTCTCAATCTGGAGATGTCAAGACGtccaaggaggagattgtcGCCTCTGTCCGCCAGCAGGTCGCCGAGGCCGCTGCGCAACCGCCCAAGGATACTGTTACTTGGGTCCCTAGTAAGgacaacaagatcaagaccGACAAGGCGGTTGTGCTAGACAATGCGACGTATGGGTTCAAGAGCCCTAACATTCTCGACGTCAAGCTTGGTGTCAGGCTATGGGCCGATGATGCCCCTCTGCAGAAGAAGCAGCGCTTCGACAAGatctcggccgagaccaCCCATGGCAGCTTGGGATTTCGTATTGCAGGCATGCGAGTCTATCGCGGATCAGAGGATGCTACtgagctggacgaggaggattaCAAGATCTACGACAAGGATTATGGCCGAATGATTGTCAACAAGGACAATGTTGTGGACGAGTTTCGAAagttcatcttcaacaaggccGCCGGAATCGACGAGGATCTTGGAAAGGCTGTCTGCGCCGCCTTTGTACGGGACCTGCAGAGGGTTGAGGAGGTTCTCTCAAGTCACGAGAGCCGTATGTACTCATCTTCGCTCCTGTTCATCTTTGAGGGTGACGGGAAGGCCCTACGGAGTGCTATTGAGGAGAACAATGCGCTCATTGATGCGGAGGCTGGCATCGGCCAAGCGGCTCGAACTACCAAGAGGGTTGATAGTGGCATCGCtctggacgacgacgatgagctgGACGAGGACTCAGACCTCGAGGCTTCGTTGCCGCAGATTTACGGCCTGAAGCTCATTGACTTTGCTCATGCCGAATGGACGCCCGGCCAGGGACCTGACGAGAACTCACTGACTGGCGTAAGGAGTCTGCTCCGCATCTTTGAGGAGATGGGACAATAA
- a CDS encoding MRNA cleavage and polyadenylation factor CLP1 has product MSIPGLGQIPSQPTASSTRVLALRPVCEWRFQVSHGSSVIVKVLSGTAEKDGVELAPRNAYNFSGVKSKILTWHGCELEIDGRCDSESIADYGNPTENVANSHLNLHGQLNDMRQAAARDGREGPRVLITGGVNTGKTTLAKTLTSYATRQGYQPLVVNADPKEGLLSLPGTLSASVLATVMDPEAVDGWGSTPTSGPSSVPVKLPLVFYYGLESPEEDPDFYRELVSKLAGSVSGRLNEDENVKSSGVIIDGTGLPEQTKDGFDLVAHIVDEFSINVLIVVGSTHLGGELTKRFANERTSLGEPISVVPLDKSDGVVERDEMFMQHAREAAIKEYFFGDSRRTLSPLIQQVDFDNVVVYHTPEQPTYNGETLAREEPSTPMQHWTLAIMHATPKESPDTVRAAGVMGFLYVSDVDEERRKIKLLSPVSGRLGDQPLVWGKWPEPYINLLG; this is encoded by the exons ATGTCGATTCCAGGCCTGGGCCAGATCCCCTCGCAG CCCACCGCCTCTTCTACCCGCGTCCTCGCCCTCCGTCCCGTCTGCGAATGGCGATTCCAAGTGTCCCACGGCTCGTCCGTCATTGTCAAGGTCCTCTCTGGCACAGCTGAGAAGGACGGCGTCGAGCTAGCCCCCCGCAATGCGTACAACTTTTCCGGCGTCAAGTCCAAGATCCTGACCTGGCACGGATGCGAGCTCGAGATTGACGGCCGCTGCGACAGCGAATCCATCGCCGACTACGGGAACCCGACCGAGAATGTCGCCAATTCGCATCTGAACCTGCATGGGCAGCTTAACGATATGCGCCAAGCGGCGGcaagagatggaagagaaggacCGAGGGTTCTCATTACAGGAGGAGTCAACACGGGCAAGACGACGCTGGCGAAGACTCTGACGAGCTATGCGACAAGACAGGGCTACCAACCTCTGGTGGTGAACGCAGACCCCAAAGAAGGGCTGCTTAGTCTTCCAGGGACGCTGAGCGCCAGCGTGCTTGCGACTGTCATGGATCCTGAGGCAGTGGACGGTTGGGGTAGTACGCCAACGAGTGGTCCAAGCAGCGTCCCGGTCAAGCTACCTTTGGTGTTCTACTATGGGCTAGAGTCTCCCGAGGAGGATCCCGACTTTTACCGTGAGCTTGTCAGTAAACTGGCAGGTAGCGTGAGTGGACGGTTGAACGAGGACGAGAATGTGAAGAGTTCAGGTGTCATCATCGATGGCACGGGTCTCCCCGAGCAGACCAAGGACGGGTTTGACCTTGTTGCGCATATTGTGGATGAATTCTCCA TCAATGTTCTCATTGTGGTTGGCTCCACGCATCTTGGTGGAGAGTTGACCAAGCGCTTTGCAAACGAGCGGACGAGCCTTGGAGAGCCTATCAGTGTGGTGCCCCTGGACAAGTCTGATGGCGTCGTTGAGCGTGATGAAATGTTTATGCAGCACGCAAGGGAGGCTGCTATCAAGGAGTACTTCTTTGGCGACTCGAGACGGACCTTGAGCCCCCTGATTCAGCAGGTAGACTTTGACAATGTCGTCGTGTACCATACACCAGAGC AACCGACCTACAACGGCGAGACATTAGCCCGCGAAGAGCCGTCGACCCCAATGCAACACTGGACGCTGGCCATTATGCACGCGACACCTAAGGAGTCGCCCGATACGGTCCGCGCCGCAGGCGTCATGGGTTTCCTCTACGTGTCCGATGTGGACGAGGAGCGACGCAAGATCAAGCTACTCTCGCCGGTGAGCGGGCGGTTGGGCGACCAGCCACTCGTGTGGGGGAAGTGGCCGGAGCCGTACATCAACCTGCTCGGATGA
- a CDS encoding N-acetyltransferase domain-containing protein, producing the protein MPSITLRPATLADSDAISNIHYEALNRYHVFYAAFFQKHPRDIIRIADRRAIQDPGRTVVVAEVEGGEIVGFIIYQIANSNSNKSEDDTRDGPPLPISEPKEHLRELWDRFNERNAEMDKCKEEAIKGQKHYGTFPSTNAVGCYLLTCSLEVLQLMVHPSHQRSGVGGRLLSSALAKADADSAPTLVTSSAEGHGLYLRNGFRSLGKTWPVDNARWAGEAAKLDEKLGPDFVAACSDLYEEEDCMIRQPSFRR; encoded by the coding sequence ATGCCTTCAATCACCCTCCGTCCAGCGACCCTCGCGGACAGCGacgccatctccaacatACACTACGAAGCCCTCAACAGATATCACGTCTTCTACGCCGCATTTTTCCAAAAACATCCACGCGACATCATCCGCATCGCAGACCGCAGAGCAATCCAAGATCCAGGGAGGACCGTGGTGGTGGCAGAGGTGGAGGGGGGAGAGATCGTGGGGTTCATAATCTACCAGATCGCGAACTCGAACTCGAACAAGAGCGAGGATGATACAAGGGATGGACCTCCGCTTCCCATCTCGGAGCCGAAGGAGCACCTCAGGGAGTTGTGGGATCGGTTCAATGAGAGGAATGCAGAGATGGACAAGTGCAAGGAAGAAGCTATCAAAGGACAAAAACATTACGGCACGTTTCCATCTACAAATGCCGTTGGATGCTATTTACTGACTTGTAGTCTAGAGGTACTCCAACTCATGGTTCACCCGTCCCACCAGCGAAGCGGGGTCGGAGGCCGGCTCCTGAGCTCCGCGCTCGCCAAGGCCGACGCCGACTCGGCTCCGACCCTCGTCACGTCGTCGGCCGAGGGCCACGGCCTGTACCTCAGAAACGGATTCCGCTCCTTGGGAAAGACGTGGCCGGTGGACAATGCGCGGTGGGCGGGAGAAGCCGCAAAGCTCGACGAGAAACTCGGGCCTGATTTTGTAGCGGCGTGCAGCGACCTttacgaggaggaggattgcATGATCCGGCAGCCCAGCTTCCGGAGGTGA